In Kryptolebias marmoratus isolate JLee-2015 linkage group LG2, ASM164957v2, whole genome shotgun sequence, the genomic stretch TAAGGGGAGGACAGCTTGCAAACACTATGGACCAGACAACCCCTTATGCTGGGGCGAAGCAAGAAGAGGTGCTTATTTTGAATAATGCTGCATTATATACTTGCATTATAGGGCTCAATAAATGCTTCTGAGGAATATGAGTAGGGACTGTATCCCACAGCGAGACATCTCAGTTGTGCTACTCTGAGAACCAGGGTTACACAAACAACCTAAAGTTTTCACCACATTGAGTTTTTTCTCCTTCACTGCAGAGAGTGGGCAATTCGTCATAAGGTAAAGCTGATGGGGACATGTGGAGGCCCAGTCCATCTCTCGGGAGAGAGTCTTGAGGCTGTTTACCCTAAAGAGCTGCGCTGCCAAAGTCAGGAGGCCATGCTGAAGGCAGAGTTTGAGGAAGCAACCAGGATACCTCCACCACCCACTAAAGAGCCAGGAAACAAGATCAGATGCCCCGCAAACTGTGTCTGTGAGGTGAGTGGATTCTATAACATGATATTTTAGTCtaaacatacatacattttcACACTTGGGCAGCATGGTGACACAGTGGTTAGAGTGGTCGCCTCTCAGCAAGAAATTTTCAGGTTCGCCTCCAGCCTAGGGTCTTTCTTtgaggagtttacatgttctctccGTACACATGCGTTTTCTCCAGGTATTCCAGTTTCTTCgtacagatcaaaaacatgcatgttaggttaattggtaattctaaattgtccctaggtgtgagtgaaagtgtgGATGATTGTTTGtatctgtgtccctgtgatagaCTGCAAACCTGTCCAGGATCTCTAGCATTTTTGAATCGCTCTTGGTCTGACCCCTCACTTGAGGCCAGTTTGCCATGGGGCACCCTACCATGGACTGATGCCCCAGACAACATAGCCCCTGGGTCATGGGttactcaaacccctccaccgtGTTAAGCTGGCATTTTTTGCGGATGGGTCCAGCACATTCATATACAGTATTAACACCACTAAATCTAACTGACTTAAaccaataaacattttaatagttttgtgACAAATTATACTGAAACTGATTCTTGGCTGTTAGCAGACTTGTAATcttgtttttgctgtgaggttgatttttataaaacagaatcaAGTTAACTTTTAGAGACTGAACAGAATTGAGATGTAGgagtcttttgttgttgttacaggTAGCAATGACTCTTTAGCTCTCCAACttcaaaaacagtttcaaacttagaaaataaaagactcAGGAATACAAAATCTTTAATCCATAGTCATGCAAATAACAAGAGTCAAACCAGTGAGTTGCATCTGGATTCAACTGACAATTCATCTCAGTacatcagcttttatttgattgtttgctAACACTCTCCTCCTGTAACTCATAGTAACAACCCCCTATTTTCCCCCAAATGTCCACCTAGAGTATGATTCAgcattgttataaaaaaaaatcctttgagTGTATTTCAGATTCCAGTGATTTAAAGATAACAACacaatataatataaatgtgtttctttaatTAATCCCAGTACTTTAATTTAGTGTTTTACTAcacaatgattaaaataaattgcattaattttatttcagtgtttcactATACCAGGATCGAACCTTCTAGTGATTATACTTTAGAGAGGATAGATCTTCACATCTCATACAGTGTTCTTACTACTTAAAACAATACTACAGCTTGTAAGCTGTTCTCATTACTTAAAATAGTATTGATAAATGCTTAAATGATTAGAATTTCCCACAACTGTAAATTTAGAAGAGTATAACATATCTGCTGTGTCCCTGTGTCCTGGTCTCTTTTGTCCTCAGAAAGAGACATACCATTCTTCATGTGAGAACCGTGGACACACCAAGGTGCCTCAAGGTTTCGCTCCTGATACAAGTCTACTTGACCTACGTGGCAACCACTTTCATTATATCCCTAGCAACAGCTTCCCTGGCGTTGCCCAGGTGGTCTCCCTGCACCTGCAGCGCTGCAAGATTGTGGAGGTAGAGGGACGAGCTTTTAGGGGGATGAAGGGACTGGTTTATCTGTACTTGTCTGAGAATGAGCTCACTTCCCTCAACCCTGATGCCTTTATAGGTATTTCATGagataatttttatttgtaaaagacatggttttcttttttcttttacatgtaTGTTTGTGTCATCTGAATCCACAGGTATACCTCAGCTGACTTATCTCCATCTGGAGAAGAACCATTTTGTCAATTTTCCCAAAGGATCCTTTAAACTAGTGCCCAGTCTATTGACGCTTCACTTGGAGAACAATGCCATTACCATGCTGGAGCCCGGTATTCTGACGGGTTCAGAGGGCCTCAGGGCTCTTTACCTCACTGGGAATGCCATTGAGCATATGTCACCCAGGTCTCTGGACCAGGCTCGTGATCTTGAAACGTTCCATGTGGGGGGAAACAAGCTGAAGGAGGTGCCCACTGAAGCTCTGAGCAGGGCAGGAAACATCAAGGATCTCAGACTGTCTGGTAATTCAATTCGCTGGGTGGGCCCAAATGCTTTTAAACCTCTGGAAAGATCTCTGAAGGAGCTGTATCTCAATACCATGGGGCTGGAGAAAGTGAGTAGGCAACACTAAGGAAGTATTTAATCTAAAAATCATCGATCAAATCATGTTTTTGATGTGATCTCTGACAATGCAGATGTCTGAGAACTCCCTGGCAGGAGTGGGTCCAGGTTTGAGGAGTCTCTTCCTGGAAGGTAACCTACTGGAGGAGGTACCTGACTTCCACCTACTCACAACCCTGGAAGTCATCAATCTAGCTGACAACCCTCTGATGTGTGACTGCCCCCTACTGCCACTTCGAATGTAAGGcaactaaaacacaacaagtTGCTCTAACTTAAAAGGTTTTGTAGAATAGTATAGTAGTTTTCTTAACAAGATTAAAACCAGtgcaagtaaaaacattttatctttatctGCAACAGTTTGGTTTAAGTTCTAGAAGCTGTGATTGCAGTATATTCCTACAGTAATATCTACTGATGTACAATGGCTTACTGcctaagaataaaaataatacactcgttaacaaacatgttttgtaccTAGTACCTGGTCCAATTTGAATGTATGGAGCCTGGAAAAATAATTCATACCCCAACACAAACAAGcatacaaccacaaacttcacagtattttactgggattttaaaTTATAGACTTacacaaagtagcacataattgtgaggtggaaggaaaataaatgcatggttttctaaatgttttacaaataaaaatctggaaagTGTGGCGTGGATTTATACTCAGCCTCTTTTACTCTGATTCCCCTAGGTAAAATCCAGTGCAGCCAATTGCCTGATTGTGTGAAATCCGCTCTGATGTCAATTATAATCCTGTGCCACTCTACCAGATCTGAAGGTCCAATTCCAACAGCTATGGGCAAATTGAAAAGTTGAAgtaattgaaaacattttgcatcCCATCCTGAAAGCTTTCTTAATTttaaactggagagtgtggagttccaagctttaaactgcttAAGATGTtctgtttatgcagctaaattcacctgcagattaatctccctcccctccctcctgaagTTTATTAATGTCTTTGTTTCCCTGGATTGcagagagatgttttggtcacatgcatgaaggtatGAATTGGAGGGAAAATTACTGGATATTAGGCCTAATAATCcattataaattttaaaaagttgaaatctgagacctcctccatttttaattttgtttttctggtttgagATAAATGGTTTTCTTAACCCCCCTCTAAAACCATCTGTCTCTTTGGTTCTCATGGAAAGAGATGGAAGCCTCAACATTGATGTTTACAGAAAACCAACCCAAACAGATcggtaccttctgtttgactctcaccacctactggaacacaaactttctgtcattaGAACTCTACATCATCAGGCTGAACATGTTCCCATGAAGACAGAAGAGAAGGAaatggaagagaaaaaaatcaaagaccTCTTCAAACATGAATATCCTAACcaggcttttgtcaagtcagtgaggaaatcaaaaaacaaacaacaggacTCTCAGGGTGTATTCGCACCTGATAGTCCAGTAGACTTGGTTTGATTGGGGACCAAAAATTgtaacatttgttccattttcaacTGGTGCGGATTGCATGTACACTACACTGAATCAACTGAGCCAAACCTTTTGAGCAACCTGTTCCCCCCCTCGCCTGTGGTAGCGCTACACCAAGAACTATTGAAGGAAACGAtatgaaaacctctgaagaagacactaaGCACAACTTCCTTCTTTcggaaaagcaaacaaaaatggagtggcgtcaaattttagcGGTTTTagaatttctgttttgtctctggTACCATTTCTACCACTAGTGgtagaaacatgtttgttttagttgtatttactcagaaggccctgtgctgtagtcTGCTTCCTACTTTTGGAGTGGTCTCCAGCCAGTtgcattcacatatgcattcgaaCCGTGGCAGAGTTCACTTCTGCTGAACGGAGATCTAGGTTTTTAGGTGGACCTGAGTTCGCTTTTTTGGTCCCCATCAAAGTTCGACTGCATATTCACACCTCCTCAAACGAACCGGACTTTCGAGTCAAACAAACTAGAATTTGATGAAAGTGGActaatcagaatcagaatcagaattgtttatttgtcattgtGCCGCAAGGGTACAACAAAAttgtgaaacaagaaaaatagaattaaaaatagaataaaaagcaacaaaaaataaaaacaacaaaaacagcactgTTCTGGTATTGCACATAGAGTAGAGTAGATATTGCACATATTCTGATATTGCACATAAAGTAGATATTGCACAGTATTGGCTGTTTGGACGGGTGATAGCAACGGTAATTTACAGGCATTCAGGGCAACAACTGCTCttggaaaaaagctgttttttagtcTGTTGGTTTTGGTCTTAACAGATATCTAAACAGATAACTAAACAAGGCTGGTGTGAATGCATCCTCAGAGAGGGGCCGGTCCATTCTAAGGACAAAccacccaaacacaaacagtggtgtggtgtctgcagttcagagcAGTGAGGAAAATGACCTCTATATTGGAAAAACTAAACAGCCTCTTCTTAGACACATAGCTTAATACAGGAGGGATAGCTCTTCAGAATAAGACTCAGATGTGCACCTACACCTAAAGAATAAGGGACACTCTTCTGGGGAccaaaatgttaatattttagaCAGGAAGACAGGGTTTGAGAGAGAGGGTGAAGGTAGCCATTTACGTCAAAAAGAAGGACcatctttaaacagaggagaaggTCTCAGATATCacttttgtaaaatttacaagGGAGCATTAGGCATGATACTCAGTCATTTTCCCTCCAATTCACACCTAATTTTAACCTGAGAAAGCTTCTTGGATGGGAaacgaaacatcttcaactctAGAATAGAAatccaaatgttgtttttttttattttcttttttgccatgtcctggatgactgggAATGTACACCAATAATCAGTTTTGGGCCAGCTTGCTGCAAAAGATTATACAATGGCTGTATGACTCTGGTTTGCAACAAATCACTGCTTGTATCTAGACCTGGGACCAGCAGTGTTCCCATACTGCTTACTGTGTTATccatctgatctgatctgatctgatatTGTAATACAGTCACATGACTTTTCAACATGAgcaattaatttatttttccaatatTTTTTATGGGTGCTTAACATTGTTTTACACATAAGTGTAACTGCAGTTTTTCTCTTCATCTAGGTGGATTGAGAAAGTTAACCTTAAGGTGAGGGCCACCTGTTCCAATCCTCCTGAACTTAGAGGTCAAAGGGTCAAAGATGTCCACATCTTCAAGGCCTGCCCTGGAGGAGAGAGTCTTCAGTCCCCACCTACCAGCATCCTGAATCTAGCCAAGACAACCAAGCTCAAACAAACGCACCTGACTggtcaaaaagtcaaaacaacaaaagctaaatCTAAACTTCACAAAACCCGAAACACAAAGCGAGGAGCtacaaagaaaatcacaaagGTTGCAAACAAATAGAGCAGGGCTTAAATGAATCTGGCTTTAACTTTAGATCAGGGTTGTAAGAGAACTGCCTTCATCAAAgattatttttagacatttgatTAAGGACTCGAAtcataaaaacagtcaaatagtCCTCCTGATAATAATGTACTTTCCttttcagtctgtctttatTCACCTGATTTACTTACTTCTCACATCCTAAATCTTACATCTCACTGTCTCCAATCTAATATAaccaagctgttttttttactgttacgGGTAGATAAAAAGTAATTATAAGAACTAATTAGGCagaatagtttttaatttttaccaaTTGCCAGGTTTCTACCACAATAAATTGGTCTTCTGTTTTGCGAGGCACTTGTTCAGTGAAATGAACTGACTGAACATTAGTAGATGGTAAATTGGTacaaattttaatgtttatctAGCTactctgtaataaaaacataaaacatccaagaggTGAATATTTTTTAGGCACTGTAGAAATCACatgttgacagaaaacaaatgttttctcatAAAAACACCATTGTctcaagaaatgtttttatccacatGGAAACATACAAACTGATCCATAGTAACTATGCCTGTATGTGGCACTGTAACACTACcatgaaaatacaccagaaactgaaaaaatagATGTGGAGCAGTGTTGTGAAACCTGTTTAATTTAATGTCATTCAATGTTGAGTTAATCTACTGAGGCTATCTGGTGGCAAATGTTATAATTTTGTCTATTACTGGCTTACTGGCGCCATCTTGTGGTCACTTTTATGACTACGACTTGTTTACCAGAAAGGAAGAAAGCCGTCGGTCCATGTATTNNNNNNNNNNNNNNNNNNNNNNNNNNNNNNNNNNNNNNNNNNNNNNNNNNNNNNNNNNNNNNNNNNNNNNNNNNNNNNNNNNNNNNNNNNNNNNNNNNNNGTAACGACCCCACGCCtgtacctggactttccctcttgcctcagcccctttcagacaagcctgtctgcatctagccaccaagctaaggaggacttacctgttcttGTCCCGATCCACGACGGTCATGTGAGTGCGCAGTCCAGAGCTTCTGGTCCCGATCCTCCTCtttccataataaaatccttaaaacttcgttactgtgttgcgagtctgaatcctgtcaagtcctgccttgtcataCGTATCAATGTGTGATCTACATGTGCTGTTCCACTCCAACATGGATAGGCTATTATCCATCAGGTTttagtaagtaagtaaagtaagtaaaaatttatttgtagtgaagtgagatttatttatttagcacttttcagcaacaaggcgatccaaagtgctttacaacaggaacaaaaaacagaatccaatacggaatgaaacacaaaagaagagaTGGAGATATTATTTATTGGAGatagagagatgacagaaacagcggaaagtgtgcgcatatgtgtgcgtatgtgtgtgtatttgtgtgtagagACAGTGACAAgacggtgtggtgtgtgtgttgtgtgtgtgtttgcagatattgatttatccagattgttctttttaacagaggtttgataactgctgtttttagagcctGTGGGAAAACACCTGATGAGAGAGATGAGTTTACCATTTGAATTAAGTCAGAtgcaatgacaggaagaactttcttaaagaaggttgtaggaaggatatcaagacagcaggaggatgagcttaattgatttataatttcttctaaGTTTTTATGGGTGAGTTTgtgaaatacagccattttctctgcatttgatatgtttggcaTTGTAGCATCGTGCATCGGGATTAGGTTTGGTGTGGATGAGCAGATTAACCttctaatttttgtaattttctctgtgaaaaagttgGCAAACACATTGCAGGCCCTGGTAGAGTGGAGTTAAGGTGGTAAAatcacagaagggtttgtcaacctgtcaactgtggcaaacagagcacgtgatgttgttgatgtttttgtttatgatttctgaaaaaaatgtttcccttgcatgttttagtaaaGAGTgataactttgcagcctttctttgtagatttcatAATAAACATGAAGTTGAGTTTTACGCCATTTACGTTCAGCCTTTCGACAGagggttttctcatttcttacaaGTGGTGTTTATCCAAGgtgatttctttctgccagatataattttcactttaacagGGGCAACAGAATAGGAAAGAACAGAGAGCATATAATGAAGTTacacttaataaaaaaaacaggattttacaaactgtttttcttcaggGGGGGTTCAAGTTTACAGCACTTCTACACCTGGCAGGCAGCCTGACAGTCTCCTGGGAGGTGCTCATGGCATGCCCATTCCAGGAGCATGTTGCATGCATTGCTTGTTTGCAGATTACAAAGAGGAGCAGTGAGGTTAAACAATAGACATATTaaaaccccaattctgaaaaagctgATGATttccaaatctcataaacccatattttattcacaatggaacatagtaaatatcacatgtttattattttttagaataGGCTCTCGAAAAGGGCCTAATGtttattatgaaaaatatttttagtaaaCATGAGGCAtagttataataaataaaaaacatttataaaccaCATAAACTAATCAAATCTGTCCACTCAGTCTGTGTTTAGAGTGTCAAATATTCATTTC encodes the following:
- the chadlb gene encoding chondroadherin-like b encodes the protein MVDGTKPMFETQTGLHCLQVLVCPDLFRKPVPGNNFFLLCFGVQESFDGLTSLKQLLIDRNRVEEIQPGAFSQLGFLNFLSITHNQLVYIANLAFQGLQNIKWLCLSHNSLNYLDTEAFAGLFTLTRLSLDHNELQFFPTETMTRLPEVTRLDLSYNPMTYLGEEAVSMAKLTHLFLDHMSLQDLANTAVSKSPNLIRLDISHNQLHVIQPFFEGSSKLARLNLAGNPIHCNCYLRPLREWAIRHKVKLMGTCGGPVHLSGESLEAVYPKELRCQSQEAMLKAEFEEATRIPPPPTKEPGNKIRCPANCVCEKETYHSSCENRGHTKVPQGFAPDTSLLDLRGNHFHYIPSNSFPGVAQVVSLHLQRCKIVEVEGRAFRGMKGLVYLYLSENELTSLNPDAFIGIPQLTYLHLEKNHFVNFPKGSFKLVPSLLTLHLENNAITMLEPGILTGSEGLRALYLTGNAIEHMSPRSLDQARDLETFHVGGNKLKEVPTEALSRAGNIKDLRLSGNSIRWVGPNAFKPLERSLKELYLNTMGLEKMSENSLAGVGPGLRSLFLEGNLLEEVPDFHLLTTLEVINLADNPLMCDCPLLPLRMWIEKVNLKVRATCSNPPELRGQRVKDVHIFKACPGGESLQSPPTSILNLAKTTKLKQTHLTGQKVKTTKAKSKLHKTRNTKRGATKKITKVANK